The genomic region TAAGAACAGCAGCTACTGGATCACAAATTAGGCTGGATGACTGGGAAATAACTAAGATCATGCTTATGGAAAAGTGGAAGAGGCAGAGGCTCATCCAGCACACAGAACCCTCACACAAACACACTTTTTATCCATTTATTTACCTGGCTTAGGACATAAAATATTCTGATATTCCAGTACCGAGCCAAATCCTGCAGAAGAGGTTTTAAGTAAATTTTGTCAAAGGTAGGGAAGCAGCCAACAAGAGTTACAAAGGTTTCATCCTCTTCATCATCTGTTATGGACTGGAGGATGGAAATCATTGGTGTAAGGCCAGTGCCTGAGGCCAGAATGAGGAGTTCTCCATGCTAACAACAAAACAGAGAATTTGGAATGAGCTGTGGTAGCTGGAAATGGGTATGCTCATGGGGAGCTCCTCTTGCTGCCACCCTTGTAAAGGGTCTCTTGAGAAACAACACACCAGAAGGTCATGAACTGGTAAATTCAGAtcccaaaatgtattttttgcgAAAGATTACATATAGTACTTAAAGAGTTTACATGCCAAATCTAACAAAACTGCATTTAAccaaaatataataatttatcCTAACTTTAGCCTTGATTTCAATTAATTCATATTTCAGTTTCAATTCTGAAGCACGCTATGCTGACCCACTGTGTGCTTTCTTCCactggaaatgctccctgggtTTCTCTTGGATGCTGCAAACTAAAATCTTGAATGTCCTCTGGAGGAAATGAGTGTGTCAGGAAACAACTGCTCTGCATAGAGCTTGGCCACTcaaaatttacttatttttgttggggtaaaaaaaaaaaaaaatccaccaaaaatcccaaaaagctTTGGGATCTTAATGACCAGTGTTTCAAATTTGCTCCTCATTTGAAAGGTCAGAATTAAGTAACTGAATTAGTGTGTGTGAGAAGCCTCCCCCTGAAACCAGAtctgcctttccctgcagccAGCCTGGTATTGGCAGGTGGGATCAGTGTTTGGGGAGCGACCTGACACCTCAACAGCTCAGGGAATACCCGAGAGAGGAGAAGATTAacacctccccttcccccctgCTCAGTCACAACACAGAGATGTGGGTCAAAACAGGCAAAAACCCATCCACACTCATTGTTGGTGCAAAGTTCCCTTTGTTAGGCACACCAGGAACTCCTAATGCGAGTGATGAACACAGAGCCTTGCTAATATTTTCCTGTCTCCCATccacctcctcttccctcttAAATATTCTGCAGTTCAAGAAGGTGCTCCAACTGACTGCTAATGCTATCACACTGTTCAGTAACCCAGGAAGTCTCTacaataataatgaaaacagTAATCAAATTGATGTCTTCCCTTCAGAGTACTGAACAAAGCTTGCTGCCACAGGCTGAAGTACCTTAGGAACTAACCTTATTAGGCTGATATGGGAATCCTCCAAATGGCCCACGCCAAAAGACCACATCTCctcttttccatgtttttatgtATTGTGACATTAGCCCAGCTTCATAGCACTAATAAAAAACATTgcacaaaagaaaagaataattttactCCATTGGAAAGTTTCCCAGCTTAAAGTCGATTATAAAGCTATCtacatttaaatgaaaaggggacaaaaaacattttgtgtatttaaaaaagaaagatatttctgtttgaaaaataaCTCAAAGTTACACCCAAAACAAAGACACTTAAATTAAATCATATTGGAACCACTCCAGCTTGACTATAATGTAAACACAACCCCCCTCTCACGCAGCCTGAAtttccaaaactggaaaaagcTTATCAGAGGTCTTGCTTACAAAGCACACAGACAAGAGTGTCTTGAATGCAAAGCACAGTGCAGGCCTTCAAGTGTTCTCCAAATCTCAGGGTATTGGGTCTGGAAATGCCCTCTGGGTACTGTTAGTTATATAAACACCGCATAGCTCTTGCATTGTTTCAGTCTCTCAGATGCTGCACTGATACAATTAGTGACCCAAAGTCGGGTTTCTCATTTGTAAAACTCTTTGTTTTCAGAACACATCATCTGGATGCTGAGGGATGCCTCCACAGTTCCAGAGGAATATGTTAACATTGGCCCCATGGAAGAAAAACACGAGCAAAAAACCTGCCTCACTTTCTACCAGGCACAAACAACATTATTATCCAGGCTGTTGCCTGCAGGAATGCTGATCTCACTCATGACTGAGGAGAAGGGCTCAGTACTTGCTGGAAACAGAGAAGGGACGAGAGGCTGGAAAATGAAGCGTTTGTCCAAGCAGTCATGTTTCTATCCATGCCTTAAATGTGTGACCATTTAatgttttaagagaaaaatgtgagCAAAAGAGCAGCCATGGTCTGGGATGGGGCCAGAGAACCAGGACTGCACAAGCAGCAAGAGCTGAAAAGCCTAAAGCTGAAGCACAAAATGGGTCTCACAAGGATAAGCCTGGGGAAGAGCAACACAACCACGGGTCAGAAGATGTGATACAAGCCTTTGGCAACTCCAGCCCACACAAAAGAAGTGTATTTGGGGGTATTTCCTGCACAGGAATTGGAGAGAAGCCCGGCTCCACACCCCAGTGCCTTGGCTGGCCACCAAGCTGCACTGCAGGCAAACAAAATTGGTGAACCACAAAGCAGCTCAGAAAAAGCGAGTGAGGGAGCCTGTGCTTGTACTTGCAAGCAGTGTTAGCTAAGAAAGAACACAGATgctcctcccctcccagcctctCACTTAAACCTGAAATATTAAGAAGTATTAGCACCAGTTGTTACATTCAAAAGGTAAATCACACACACATCCAGCCTCTGAGTTATTGTCAGGATTCTTTTATGTTCAGAGGGCTCTGGGCAGGTGCTAAGTCTCGTGCAAAGAGCGTGCACTTGCTTCAAAGAAGCAAATTTTTTACCTCCCTTCTTCAAATACATCTGGAAACCCAAGAACAGAAAAGTCAGGCCCACTTACTGCCTATTCCTAAAGGACTGGAGTAATGGAAACTAAAACAATCCTTCTttcatgaaaattatttaaaaaaaaaatgaagtgaaaagtGATTGAGTGGgtttaaaattagtttttctaaataaaaaagaaaaaattatctcCTGGAGGAAAACTTTCACACCCCGTTTTACATGGAGAGAAACCCTAACATTATAAAATCACTCAAAAAGAGGGTTATGCTCTGTAAATGGCAACTCCCTCACTCTTAACTGTAGTATCACAAATGCAATGCTGTAATAACAGGAGACAGAAGGGTTTGAACAGTGCTTGGATTGcatagtaataataatatacTACTTCCCAAAATTGCCTCAATAGTGTGAAATATACCACAACCTACAGAGTGAGTTATATAAAATGGCTTCTTTACACTGGGTGTTACCAACCTCTTTTGTCACTGCTAGAGAGTAACTATAGCTCCTTTTGGGATGAAAGGTTCTATATAAAGGAAAGGTATCATTACaatcattactattattattgaAATGCAAAACCTGTGAGTAATGAGCTGCTATACATGAAATTTCACAGTCATCCTGTGAATGTATCCTATTAATGCAACTCAAATGCAACATTTCTCTCCCCTACCACACACCAATTGCCACAAGAATGGGGAAATGACCCTCCCACAGGTGTCCTAGAGAAGCTGTTCACTTTTCTAAAGAGCAGGGTTTGTGTTTGAACATACAATGCATAATAAACCCCAGAAACATGAAATCCTGCAAGACAGGCAGAGGACAAGGGGCCCTTCTCTGCAAGCCACCTGGGATACCCAGCATTCTGAATTTCACACCTGTACTAAAGTCTGTGTCTGCCTTGAGGAGTCCCTAGTGACATACAGATGCAGTATTGGAAAAATGTTCAAGTCAGTATTTGCCACGCAAAATAATCATTTATGAGCACTCTGACAACTTATATGAGACAGTTTTCCAGCCAAATCTCCTATAAATTCTCCTTTTGAATTCAACCAGCATTTTGTGGTTGACTCCACATAGGTGAGGACGCTTGTCCAAAATGGGCTCTAACACCATGTCCACCTCAATAGATGCAGCCTGTGCCTATGGGACACCTCTCTGCCCTGTGGGCCACAAAGCTCCTCTCCAGAGCCCTGTTTgcacaccaggagcagctgcccactgacagAGGGGTGTTCTTCAAGTGAAATACAGAGGGGAGGATAAGGGCAAACATTTCCCAAAATCAGTGGTTCAGCTGGGTTGACAAATGGCTGTGATTTCAAAGACagcctgaaaaagcaaaatgaaaggaaagaagtgGAACGGACACATCTTTCCATCTGAGGGGCTCTCCCAAGTGatcccagggcttctgctgcaaAGCACTTGTTGGTGTGTCAACTTcttctgctttcagttttgTGGGAAAAACTGCTGTTTTTATCAGCAAAGCACAAATGCTTCAAAACCACAGAGAAACAGTCCATGAGGGATTTGAAAGAGTCGCAGTTGAAGCACTGACAGCATGCTTGATTCCTAGAGAAAACACCTTATACTCTCATCCATATTGCCCAGGCTTACTTACTTTAATTAGAACTTCAAAGTAACCTTCTGCATTCCTGGGGCTAATTGGAGTATAGGCTCTCTGGACCTCCAAACCATTCACCACTCCTCTgagaagagaaacaggaaacCTCTGTGACTTGGGTCATCTGgggagctcctgcagctctctgggaCAGAGGTCCTCTTCCCAGTGGCCCAGCCTGCACACAAATGTAAAACATTTCCCTTCCAGAGGCAGAAATCCAAGGGGAACACAACGGCTAACAGCACCTTTTGTTCTCCCAGTGATGGCCTCAGCTGTACCACATCCAGCTCCTGGACACACCCCTAAAAGGGATTTTGTAAAGACATGCAAAAGTGgcaaaggggagagaaaacactgaagttTGATGCTCCTTTTGAGCTGGGGTCACTTTCTGCATCCAGTCAGCATCTCGTAATCAAATAACAAAAGCCAAGGCAAAGCCTTGACCTTGGGCCTTGTCAATATAGACTGTATTTTCCTGTAAGTCTTCCCTTTCCTTGGAATTATCCACCCTGCTCTTTGCTACTGACCACGGGAATTGATTGAAATGACCAAAccttttttctgtgctgtgtgatgagccagggctggagggaggagcATGTGCTGTCAGCAGAGccagctgcacacaccagccctGAGCGTACCAGGGACGTCAACAGATGCACATCAATGGCATCCTAACAGGACTTTCTCTGTCTGGCAATGATCACCACAGATGGCTCAGAGACAGAAACTTTCCCCAAGTGGCCCCTTTCTGGCAAGCAGCAAACTACATAGGAGGGTCGTTTTGCTAGAAATCAGTCAAGCAATGTCTGGGTACTGGGGTGCTGAGTTACCCCGAGATACAGGGCCAAAAATATTGAGTTCTGGGGCAAAAGCAGCTCTCTGTCTTCATTCCAACACGCCGGAGTAAATAATCTGTTGTAACATCTATTCTTTTAAATCGTTCTTTctgcaaatgtattttcttaatCACACCTAGTTCTTTCTGAGCCACCAACGCAGGGATAATGCTGAAGAAAACTACAGCTTCTACCATAGAATTAGTAGAGGCAGCGAGCTCACGAGCTCGTTCATCTGTGTCACTGTGGAGGTACAGAAATCATGATTTGCCTGCTATGAAGCCTTTGTCTATTGACAAAACCCTACATGTTAGGTTACATAATGCAGACTGTTTAACTAGCCCAGAGAACAATACCTTAACACGATATGTTGTCCTAAACTCAATCGCAGGCTGCTCCTTCCCGGTAATTCAAATTTGTACTGGTAGGTGTCCTCTGTCAGCTGCTCCACCGAGCTCACGCAGAATGCAGTGAATGCATCTGGATTCAGCTCTGAATTATTGCTCTGCAAGAACAACAATAAATAATTACTTGGTTAGATGGTgtctttcattatttcatttttctctggaaGCAAACGCGTGTGCTAATTTAGTGCCAGAGATCCTCAGGACGTGTATTAAACACTGAAGCCCGGTGCAAATTCCAGCCCTCTGCTGATTCATTATCATGTTCTGCAGCATGCACTTTGGGATCTTGCATTTCTCCCCACCACCATTTTTtcaaattacctttttttacACCTTACAGCAAGGTCATCCTATTATGACTCACTGCGATCATTTTCTCATGTCTGGtaacaaacagaaataattctgcTAAAAGAGCCAAGAGCTGCTTTGGGGGCAACTTTGCAGCCTGCTGACGGCCACAGTGAACAGAAAATATTGTCAGTTGTTTCAGCTGATCTTTTTTGCTTGACCCAGCATAGTTAATCTTATGCAAAAGGGCACTGACAGGCTTAAAAATTACACTCTGAAGACAACTGCTCCACCACACGTAACACAGCTTTTTCTCAGCATCAAAATACAAATCTAAAAATCGGGCAAAGATCAGAAAGgtgaggaaaacaaagcttCTCCGAGAAAACTGGGAGAGAAgctgcagagccagagctgtAATGCGACACCAGGGAGAACTCTACACTTGGAAAATCACATTACAGCAGGGAGAGAGTGGCCAAGGGGGAGGGTGAAGGCCGAGTTTGGGGAATTGCATTTACAGCCCTCTCTTAAGGCACCACTTGAATTTATCCCTGCATCCCTCACCCATCACCTCAACCGCACACCCGAACAAGTGCGATCAAAGCACAGGCTCCAGGATGAGATGAAGATAAATGGACCTGCTCCCTCTTTCCCATGAGAAGGCTTTTGTCTTGCAGTGCTTTGGCTCTCTCCCACTGTGCGAGCTCCTTCTCGTACACATCGTAGATGCAGGGCTTGCAGCCGCTGCCGCAGCACTGGGATGGAGAAGGTTCCTGGGGCCTCAGAGCCAGCCAGTCCCGCTCGTTGTCACTCATTGCCTGCAAAACACAAGCCCTGCATCAAacccagcaccttgaaaagcAGCGGGTGCTCGTCAGCTGGGTGTTTTTGCAGAAGGACTGAGAAAATGTCTCTCGAGCATCTTGCACGTGTATCAAACCGAAAACGCGGAGCTGATCTGTGTTTGCAACACCCCATTTTTGCTCGAGTGCATAAATGCCAGACCTCACagccaccagcccagagcagagcctcaCCCGGCCCTCCTCCCCAgacagccagcccagccaaaCCTACACCCTCTAATCCTGCTCGTTCCGCCAGGGTGATCTCCTACAAAAGAGCCGCTTGGTCGGCCGGAGCAGAAACATCTTAAAAATCTGCGGCTGTGTCCAGGAGAAAGGGTGACAAAGCCAGGCACCAGCACAATGGGTAACAAACCCAGCCACCAGATGCGGCCCGAGTTTCGTGCAGCTCCGGAACGGGGGAGGGCAGCGAGCTGAAAGCAGCGGGCAGAGCCAAGAGACTTGAGGGCAAAGTCTCGGGCAAACAATCACTTTGGTTACGGGCGTTGAATATATGGCTTTAAACACACAGGCAGGGGAGGCCACGAAGCGGAGGATTTTACCCCTCGCTCCCGCTGTTCCCCAGTGAGCTGTACACTCC from Cinclus cinclus chromosome 8, bCinCin1.1, whole genome shotgun sequence harbors:
- the LOC134046858 gene encoding NADH-cytochrome b5 reductase-like translates to MSDNERDWLALRPQEPSPSQCCGSGCKPCIYDVYEKELAQWERAKALQDKSLLMGKREQSNNSELNPDAFTAFCVSSVEQLTEDTYQYKFELPGRSSLRLSLGQHIVLRGVVNGLEVQRAYTPISPRNAEGYFEVLIKCYEAGLMSQYIKTWKRGDVVFWRGPFGGFPYQPNKHGELLILASGTGLTPMISILQSITDDEEDETFVTLVGCFPTFDKIYLKPLLQDLARYWNIRIFYVLSQESSLEKLPQSYQENTYTGHLNEDLMKTIVNSCRRKPFVLICGSSAFNEDMSRYLKAAGIEENSCFVF